A genomic stretch from Williamwhitmania sp. includes:
- a CDS encoding S9 family peptidase, whose translation MKKSTITLTLMAIALMTTLGSCNKGTDKQAAATTTVTIDTSLTADEATKGILTPEIMWKFGRVESPVLSPDGKELAYTVTYYNLKQDKGVTDLYKVSTDGGQPIKLTDEQGSESNPQWSADGKTIYFLSTRGGSQQLWSVSSEGTNLAQLSHGDSDINGFSISPNGAKIFYTQDVKVEKTKDDIYPDMPDAKVRIYDHLMYRHWNVWDNGSYSHVFVADFANGIVGDPKDINKDEMWDTPIAPDFDIAEIQWSPDSKEIIYASKKLTGKEYAISTNSDIYLYNLESGETKNLTPTFPGYDRSPVFSPDGKYLAWWSMATPGYESDQKRLFVMDMATGTTDYLSKGFDQDVEQFSWDGNSKDLYFVSGVKATEQLYKINIDTKQITQITKGMHDYTLCQMQGGVLIGEKMSMSMAPELFRVDPTTGAEKQLTFTNEHIYQHIKMGKSVERWIKTTDGKEMLTWVILPPNFDSTKVYPALLYCQGGPQSTVSQFWSYRWNFQIMAANNYVIVAPNRRGVPSFGQAWNAQISGDYSGQNIKDYLSAIDDVKKEPWVDANRLGCVGASYGGYSVYYLAGVHQKRFKVFIAHCGMYNLESFYAETEETWFPNHDFGGPYWDKNNKVAQRTYANSPHKLVDKWDTPIMIIEGENDFRIPYTEGLQAFNAAQLRGIPSKLLVFPNETHFVSKPQDSVIWQREFFAWLDKYLKK comes from the coding sequence ATGAAAAAGTCAACAATAACGTTAACGTTAATGGCAATAGCGCTAATGACAACACTCGGGTCGTGCAACAAAGGCACCGACAAGCAGGCAGCGGCTACCACCACGGTAACCATAGACACATCCCTCACCGCCGATGAGGCAACCAAGGGTATTCTTACCCCCGAAATTATGTGGAAGTTTGGCCGCGTGGAATCGCCAGTGCTCTCCCCCGATGGCAAGGAACTGGCCTACACCGTTACCTATTACAACCTTAAGCAGGATAAGGGCGTTACCGACCTCTACAAGGTATCCACCGACGGCGGTCAGCCCATTAAGCTCACCGACGAGCAGGGCTCCGAGTCGAACCCACAGTGGAGTGCCGATGGCAAGACCATCTACTTCCTATCCACCCGTGGCGGCAGCCAGCAGCTCTGGTCAGTTTCGTCTGAAGGCACCAACCTCGCGCAGCTCTCCCACGGCGACTCCGACATCAACGGCTTTAGCATCTCACCCAACGGCGCCAAAATTTTCTACACACAGGATGTTAAAGTGGAGAAGACCAAGGACGACATTTACCCCGATATGCCCGACGCCAAGGTGCGCATCTACGACCACCTAATGTACCGCCACTGGAACGTTTGGGATAACGGCTCCTACAGCCATGTATTTGTAGCCGACTTTGCCAACGGCATTGTAGGTGACCCTAAAGACATCAACAAGGACGAGATGTGGGATACCCCCATTGCTCCCGACTTCGACATAGCCGAGATACAGTGGAGCCCCGACAGCAAGGAGATTATTTACGCCTCCAAGAAGCTAACGGGTAAGGAGTACGCCATAAGCACCAACTCCGACATTTACCTCTACAACCTAGAATCGGGTGAAACCAAGAACCTCACCCCCACCTTCCCCGGCTATGATCGCAGCCCTGTTTTCTCCCCCGATGGAAAGTACTTGGCTTGGTGGAGCATGGCTACCCCAGGCTACGAGTCGGATCAGAAGCGTCTGTTTGTAATGGATATGGCCACTGGCACCACCGACTACCTCTCCAAGGGTTTCGATCAGGACGTGGAGCAGTTTAGCTGGGATGGCAACAGCAAGGACCTCTACTTTGTAAGCGGCGTTAAAGCTACAGAGCAACTCTACAAAATTAACATCGACACCAAGCAGATTACCCAGATCACCAAGGGAATGCACGACTACACCCTTTGCCAAATGCAGGGCGGCGTACTTATCGGCGAGAAGATGTCCATGAGCATGGCACCCGAGCTGTTCCGCGTTGATCCTACCACTGGTGCCGAAAAGCAGCTTACCTTTACCAACGAACATATCTACCAGCACATTAAGATGGGTAAGTCAGTTGAGCGTTGGATTAAAACCACCGATGGCAAGGAAATGCTCACCTGGGTAATTCTTCCACCCAACTTCGACAGCACCAAGGTTTACCCCGCACTGCTATACTGCCAAGGTGGTCCACAGAGCACCGTTAGCCAGTTCTGGAGCTACCGTTGGAACTTCCAAATTATGGCTGCCAACAACTACGTAATTGTGGCTCCCAACCGCCGCGGTGTGCCTTCATTTGGTCAGGCATGGAATGCACAAATTTCGGGCGACTACAGCGGTCAGAACATTAAGGACTACCTGAGCGCCATCGATGATGTAAAGAAGGAGCCTTGGGTTGATGCCAACCGCCTTGGTTGCGTTGGTGCCAGCTATGGTGGATATTCCGTTTACTACCTCGCCGGTGTTCACCAGAAGCGATTCAAGGTATTTATTGCACACTGCGGCATGTATAACCTCGAGAGCTTCTATGCCGAAACCGAGGAGACTTGGTTCCCGAACCACGACTTTGGTGGCCCATACTGGGACAAGAATAACAAGGTGGCACAGCGCACCTACGCCAACAGCCCTCACAAGCTGGTTGATAAGTGGGATACGCCCATCATGATTATTGAGGGTGAGAACGACTTCAGAATTCCATACACCGAAGGTCTGCAAGCCTTTAATGCCGCTCAGCTAAGGGGTATCCCCAGCAAGTTGCTGGTATTCCCCAACGAAACTCACTTTGTAAGCAAGCCGCAAGATTCGGTTATCTGGCAGCGTGAGTTCTTCGCATGGCTCGATAAGTATCTAAAAAAATAA
- a CDS encoding S9 family peptidase, which translates to MIGKKIAFALLAGAALAGCNQPTKTSTDVIGKPDIKLTSKYMTPEVLWSFGRLGDVQVSPDGKQIVYSVSYYSIPENKGNAELYIMNVDGTSKKQLTTTPHSEFNPIWTPDSKKILFLYADGDNPEVYSIKPDGSDRTQLTSWNKAITNMLISPDGSKLMVTIDTKVDKSTSDIFPDLDKSDGKIITDLMYRHWDTWEDGSYQHVCYADFNNGKPSEPIDIMPGEPWDSPLAPFGDASEITWSPDSKTIAYTCKKLKGKAYTFSTNSDIYLYNLDTKQTKDITEGMMGYDRVPVYSPDGKKIYWLSMARAGFESDRERLFCMDLATGEKKEVLPNFDYSPSSLSFTADGKLLYFVVGINETYQVYCLNVETNELKPITKGWHDYHSVAVAGNKLIGSYVSIVKPAEIYSIDPATGIDTELSFINKDLLGKLTMPTVTQRMIKTTDGKLMPTWVILPPDFDSTKKYPTLLYCEGGPQSAVSQFWSYRWNFSIMASNSYVVVAPSRRGVVTLGQDWTDQISKHHGDQEMKDLLSTIDEVKKEPWVDANNLGAIGASYGGYTVYWLAGHHNKRFKAFISHCGVFNSVMEYMTTDEMFFDNWENGGAPWETNNKVAMRSYAQSPHLFVKNWDTPILIIEGGHDFRIPYTQGMAAFNSAQMLGVPSKFLFFPSESHWVLKPQNGILWQREFFGWLDQWLKPKK; encoded by the coding sequence ATGATTGGAAAAAAAATAGCCTTTGCACTACTCGCAGGAGCAGCGCTGGCAGGCTGTAACCAGCCCACAAAAACGAGCACCGATGTTATCGGGAAGCCCGACATAAAGCTAACCTCCAAGTATATGACCCCGGAGGTACTGTGGTCCTTTGGTCGCCTTGGCGACGTTCAGGTATCACCCGACGGAAAGCAGATCGTTTACTCCGTATCTTACTACAGCATTCCTGAGAACAAGGGGAATGCCGAGCTCTACATCATGAACGTGGACGGCACCAGCAAAAAACAGCTCACCACCACACCCCACAGTGAATTCAACCCCATTTGGACACCCGACAGCAAGAAAATCCTCTTCCTATATGCTGATGGTGATAACCCAGAAGTTTACTCCATCAAACCAGATGGAAGCGACAGGACTCAACTTACCAGCTGGAACAAGGCCATTACCAACATGCTCATTAGCCCCGACGGTAGCAAGCTGATGGTTACCATCGATACCAAGGTGGACAAGAGCACCAGCGACATCTTTCCTGACCTAGACAAGAGTGATGGGAAAATTATCACCGACCTGATGTACCGTCACTGGGATACTTGGGAAGATGGAAGCTACCAGCATGTGTGCTATGCCGACTTCAACAATGGTAAACCATCGGAGCCAATTGACATTATGCCTGGCGAACCGTGGGATTCCCCACTTGCTCCATTTGGCGATGCTTCGGAAATTACCTGGAGCCCCGACAGCAAAACCATTGCCTACACCTGCAAAAAGTTGAAGGGAAAAGCCTACACCTTCTCCACCAATTCTGATATCTACCTCTACAACCTCGACACCAAGCAAACCAAGGATATTACCGAAGGTATGATGGGCTACGATCGCGTTCCCGTTTACTCTCCCGATGGCAAGAAAATCTACTGGCTCAGCATGGCACGTGCCGGCTTTGAATCTGACCGTGAACGACTGTTCTGTATGGACCTCGCTACCGGAGAAAAGAAGGAAGTGCTTCCCAACTTCGACTACAGCCCCTCGAGCCTCAGCTTTACCGCCGATGGCAAGTTGCTCTACTTTGTGGTTGGCATAAACGAAACCTATCAAGTATACTGCCTCAACGTGGAGACCAACGAGCTTAAACCCATTACCAAAGGATGGCACGACTACCATAGCGTGGCTGTAGCAGGCAACAAGTTAATCGGAAGCTATGTTTCAATTGTAAAACCTGCCGAAATTTATAGCATCGACCCTGCAACAGGTATCGATACTGAACTCAGCTTTATTAACAAGGATCTGCTCGGCAAGCTCACCATGCCCACAGTTACCCAGCGGATGATAAAAACTACCGACGGCAAGCTAATGCCAACATGGGTAATCCTTCCTCCCGACTTCGACAGCACCAAGAAATACCCCACGCTGCTTTACTGCGAAGGCGGCCCACAAAGCGCCGTTAGCCAGTTCTGGAGCTACCGTTGGAACTTTAGCATTATGGCAAGCAACAGCTACGTGGTTGTTGCCCCCAGCCGCAGAGGTGTTGTAACACTCGGTCAAGACTGGACCGACCAAATTAGCAAGCATCACGGTGATCAGGAGATGAAAGACCTCCTCAGCACCATCGATGAGGTGAAGAAAGAACCTTGGGTAGATGCCAACAACCTTGGCGCCATTGGAGCATCCTACGGCGGATATACCGTATACTGGCTTGCCGGTCACCACAACAAGCGGTTCAAAGCCTTTATTTCGCATTGTGGCGTTTTCAACTCGGTAATGGAGTATATGACCACCGACGAAATGTTTTTTGATAATTGGGAAAATGGAGGTGCTCCATGGGAAACCAACAACAAGGTGGCCATGAGGAGCTATGCTCAAAGTCCTCATCTGTTTGTGAAGAACTGGGATACCCCAATCCTGATAATTGAAGGTGGTCACGACTTCCGGATTCCTTACACACAAGGGATGGCAGCCTTTAACTCTGCACAGATGTTGGGAGTACCAAGCAAGTTTCTTTTCTTCCCAAGCGAAAGTCACTGGGTACTTAAACCTCAAAACGGCATTCTGTGGCAGCGTGAATTCTTCGGCTGGCTCGACCAATGGTTGAAGCCCAAGAAGTAG
- a CDS encoding plasmid pRiA4b ORF-3 family protein, with protein sequence MANQIYQIQIALKDSKPKIWRRLLIPSDMLLADLHKVIQTSMGWTNSHLHQFIKDKKFYEARQPDDDFWDDFKSIDYKKKKIRVSDLLLVEKETMIYEYDFGDGWEHVITLEKILPVEEGRKYPTCVAGKMACPPEDCGGVWGYAEMLKTIQQPEHEDYNDTIEWLGENFEPEYFNVDEVNEFLGEKNYGCLSF encoded by the coding sequence ATGGCAAATCAAATTTATCAGATTCAAATAGCCCTAAAAGATTCAAAGCCCAAAATATGGAGGCGGCTACTAATACCATCGGACATGCTGCTGGCTGATCTTCACAAGGTAATTCAAACCAGCATGGGGTGGACCAACTCTCACCTCCATCAGTTCATTAAGGATAAAAAATTCTACGAAGCCAGGCAACCGGACGATGATTTTTGGGATGACTTTAAAAGTATTGATTACAAGAAGAAGAAAATCCGCGTGTCCGATTTACTACTTGTAGAAAAGGAGACGATGATTTACGAATACGACTTTGGAGATGGCTGGGAACATGTGATTACGCTGGAGAAGATTCTTCCAGTGGAGGAGGGCCGGAAATACCCAACCTGCGTGGCAGGGAAAATGGCTTGCCCGCCGGAGGATTGTGGTGGGGTGTGGGGATATGCCGAAATGTTGAAAACCATTCAGCAGCCGGAGCATGAGGATTACAACGATACCATCGAATGGCTTGGAGAAAATTTTGAACCTGAATATTTTAATGTCGACGAGGTAAATGAGTTTCTTGGGGAAAAAAATTACGGTTGCCTCTCCTTTTAG
- a CDS encoding alkaline phosphatase family protein, whose protein sequence is MRYILLALSLFLSTLSLNLQAQSDKSTTASWDKLPFDRLLKPAGDLIVLGDTTKESHALDCALSLDGRWLAVEERYSVSFISTDQNRVMFTLPLDKISGLKRAMSVYSGICWYQKDNENFVLFSASKGYEESYVVRLKWDGTAATVSKVFTYKPVSPAELALPNELLVRSELGHDYLYVVLNGNNQLLKQDLQTGDTVWVKNTGVAPYGIAVAHGKIYVTNWAGRVPEYDDNNVAGVPWGLARIDTATAGCREGSISVFDPATGMLLKEIVVGLHPNKIVASPDENHLYLTNSNSDMVSVIDAKTDKVSETISLRLQPDINHYFGDTPNSLAATADGNTLFVANGMDNAVAVVALGKRASTNGKDMLSSVTGFIPTAAYPSSISILNNKVLYVTNLESFGANLPYGFGPDHRRVFNSHHMLASLSVIAIPGKKQLADYTQTVIAANQLARLKEAELPARQGVEPKPVPDRIGEPSVFKHVLYIIKENRTYDQVLGDVAAGDGDSSLCVFGKKVTPNIHKLVGEFQLMDNFFVSGKCSAEGHSWTDASIVTDYVEKNVRAWFRSYPHVLYDALVYPSSGFIWDNARRHGVSVRIYGEAAIPEFNDTLTWSDVYSGFLKGEPFHFTNKTTLNTVAKVLSPTYPGYDGHKIPDILRAKAFIDELKHYESLEGDSLPQLMVMALPSDHTSGTRPGFPTPRAMVADNDLALGQIMEALSHSRFWKNTVVFVIEDDSQDGWDHVSSYRTSAMVLSPYSRIPETIHAPYNQPSMVRTIEQILGLPPMNIQDAIATPMFGCFTAKPNFAPYTAVSNQTPLDEMNPSLSELTGKKLHFAKLSLEPQFDGIDSGNDDLFNRIIWFSTMGNIPYPSKYVSGEEE, encoded by the coding sequence ATGAGATACATCCTTTTAGCTCTAAGCCTTTTCTTATCGACTCTTTCACTAAACCTGCAAGCCCAATCGGATAAAAGCACAACGGCCAGCTGGGATAAACTTCCCTTCGACCGCTTGCTGAAGCCGGCAGGCGACCTCATTGTGCTGGGCGATACCACCAAGGAGAGCCATGCTCTCGACTGCGCACTCTCACTCGATGGCCGCTGGTTGGCAGTGGAGGAGCGGTATAGCGTGAGCTTCATTAGCACGGATCAAAATAGGGTGATGTTTACCCTACCGCTCGATAAAATTTCAGGATTGAAAAGGGCAATGAGCGTATACTCTGGTATCTGCTGGTACCAGAAAGATAATGAAAACTTCGTGCTATTCAGCGCATCCAAAGGGTATGAGGAATCCTACGTTGTTCGGCTAAAGTGGGACGGAACAGCGGCAACAGTCTCCAAGGTATTTACCTACAAGCCAGTGTCTCCTGCCGAGCTGGCCCTACCCAACGAGCTGCTGGTTCGCAGTGAATTGGGCCACGACTACCTTTATGTGGTGCTCAATGGGAACAACCAACTGTTGAAGCAGGATTTACAAACCGGTGACACCGTTTGGGTAAAGAATACGGGCGTGGCTCCCTACGGCATTGCTGTTGCTCATGGAAAAATATACGTAACCAACTGGGCCGGAAGAGTTCCAGAATACGACGACAACAATGTGGCTGGAGTTCCTTGGGGATTGGCCCGCATCGACACTGCAACAGCTGGCTGCCGCGAGGGAAGCATAAGCGTGTTCGACCCAGCTACAGGAATGCTACTTAAGGAGATTGTGGTTGGCCTTCATCCCAATAAAATTGTGGCTAGTCCCGACGAAAACCATCTCTACCTTACCAACTCCAACAGCGACATGGTAAGCGTTATCGATGCCAAAACCGACAAGGTTTCCGAAACAATCTCGCTTCGCCTGCAGCCCGACATTAACCACTACTTTGGCGATACACCCAACAGCCTTGCCGCAACAGCCGATGGAAACACACTCTTTGTGGCAAATGGCATGGATAATGCCGTGGCCGTTGTTGCTCTTGGAAAGAGAGCTTCGACCAATGGCAAAGACATGCTGAGCAGCGTAACAGGATTTATTCCCACCGCCGCTTACCCTTCATCCATAAGCATTTTAAACAACAAGGTGCTCTACGTTACCAACCTCGAATCGTTTGGTGCAAACCTTCCATACGGATTTGGACCGGACCACAGACGGGTGTTCAACTCACACCACATGTTGGCCTCGCTGTCGGTAATTGCCATTCCCGGCAAGAAGCAGCTGGCAGACTACACCCAAACGGTAATTGCCGCCAATCAGCTGGCTAGGCTCAAGGAGGCTGAGCTCCCTGCCCGTCAAGGCGTGGAGCCAAAGCCTGTGCCTGACCGAATTGGAGAGCCTTCGGTGTTTAAGCACGTGCTCTACATCATTAAGGAAAATAGAACCTACGACCAAGTTTTGGGCGATGTGGCCGCCGGAGATGGTGACAGCTCGCTCTGCGTTTTCGGGAAGAAGGTTACGCCCAACATCCACAAGCTGGTGGGCGAGTTTCAGCTGATGGACAACTTCTTTGTCTCGGGCAAGTGCTCGGCAGAGGGCCATAGCTGGACGGATGCCTCCATTGTTACCGACTACGTGGAGAAGAACGTGCGCGCCTGGTTCCGCAGCTACCCCCACGTGCTCTACGATGCGTTGGTATACCCCTCCTCTGGTTTTATTTGGGACAACGCACGCCGACATGGTGTGAGCGTAAGAATATACGGAGAAGCGGCTATCCCAGAGTTTAACGACACACTCACCTGGAGCGATGTTTACTCCGGATTCCTCAAGGGTGAGCCATTCCATTTTACAAACAAAACCACGCTGAACACGGTTGCCAAGGTGCTATCGCCGACCTATCCAGGCTACGATGGGCACAAGATTCCAGATATTCTCCGGGCAAAGGCCTTTATTGATGAGCTAAAGCACTACGAATCGTTGGAAGGTGACTCATTGCCGCAACTCATGGTGATGGCGCTCCCCAGCGATCACACCTCGGGAACCCGTCCCGGCTTTCCTACCCCACGAGCCATGGTGGCCGACAACGACCTTGCCTTGGGTCAAATTATGGAGGCACTCTCCCATAGCCGCTTTTGGAAGAACACAGTCGTATTTGTGATTGAAGACGATTCGCAGGACGGATGGGACCACGTTTCGTCCTACCGAACATCGGCCATGGTTTTAAGCCCCTACTCCCGAATTCCGGAGACCATACACGCGCCCTATAACCAACCGTCGATGGTACGAACCATTGAGCAAATTCTTGGTCTACCTCCAATGAACATTCAGGATGCCATTGCCACCCCCATGTTTGGCTGCTTTACCGCCAAGCCCAACTTTGCGCCCTACACCGCGGTAAGCAACCAAACACCACTGGATGAGATGAACCCATCGCTGTCGGAGCTCACGGGCAAGAAGCTGCACTTTGCCAAGCTCAGCCTCGAGCCACAGTTCGATGGCATCGACTCCGGCAATGATGACCTCTTCAACCGCATTATTTGGTTCTCCACCATGGGCAACATTCCTTACCCTTCGAAATACGTTAGCGGTGAGGAGGAGTAA
- a CDS encoding HEPN domain-containing protein: MPNTREEYIAYRIERAWRTFDDAKALAELQSWNSSINRLYYACFYAVLALFAKHDINSHTHSGVKTQFALHFIKTGRIDKSLGILYTDLFDYRQKGDYGDFFDFEKENVVELIPQVEQFLKTIENLTKE; the protein is encoded by the coding sequence ATGCCAAACACACGGGAAGAATATATTGCCTACCGCATCGAAAGAGCATGGAGAACATTCGACGATGCAAAAGCCCTAGCGGAATTGCAAAGTTGGAATTCATCCATTAATCGGCTTTACTATGCTTGTTTTTATGCAGTTCTAGCTCTTTTTGCAAAGCACGACATAAACAGCCACACTCACAGTGGAGTGAAAACTCAATTTGCACTGCATTTTATCAAAACAGGAAGAATTGATAAATCACTAGGGATTCTCTACACCGATCTTTTTGATTACAGACAAAAGGGGGATTATGGTGATTTTTTTGATTTTGAAAAAGAAAATGTAGTAGAGCTAATTCCTCAGGTAGAGCAATTTCTCAAGACAATTGAAAATCTGACCAAGGAATAA
- a CDS encoding nucleotidyltransferase domain-containing protein: MKNHKEIVMSMIKMQVNEIDPTADVILYGSRARGEERPDSDWDILILVNSKADIEIEKTFRHKLFDLELEIGEAFSTFVYNKQEWKSKFWMTPLYKNVANEGIAL, encoded by the coding sequence ATGAAGAACCATAAGGAAATAGTGATGTCGATGATTAAAATGCAGGTCAACGAAATTGACCCGACGGCTGACGTCATTCTCTATGGCTCCCGGGCAAGAGGGGAAGAGCGACCGGACTCCGACTGGGACATATTAATACTCGTAAATTCGAAAGCCGATATTGAAATAGAGAAGACATTTCGGCATAAGCTCTTTGACCTTGAACTTGAGATTGGAGAAGCCTTTTCTACCTTTGTATATAACAAGCAGGAGTGGAAATCCAAATTCTGGATGACGCCGCTATACAAAAATGTTGCTAACGAAGGAATAGCGCTTTAA
- a CDS encoding DEAD/DEAH box helicase yields the protein MSFENLGLIEPIQKALKAEGYITPTPIQEKAIPIVLQGRDLIGCAQTGTGKTAAFAIPIIQQLVQNRMVESGNRRIKALVVTPTRELAIQIGESFEAYGKNAGLRHTVVFGGVAQRPQTAALQRGVDILIATPGRLLDLVNQGFIHLNSIKIFVLDEADRMLDMGFIHDVKRIIAIIPKQRQTLFFSATMPPEITKLASTILTDPARVEVTPTASTADIIEQSVYFVDKENKNGLLLHLLRDNVIETALVFTRTKHGADKVVRLLNKNGVLAEAIHGNKSQNARQSALEKFKTHKIRVLAATDIAARGIDIDELSHVINFEMPNVSETYVHRIGRTGRAGHEGVALSFCDAEEKAFLKDIEKLISKSIPVVSNHPYPMTGVVASASRQATRHPQPPRKTFRHSTSGSNERPEQPGRKQYSAQGGGAPRRRW from the coding sequence ATGTCATTTGAAAATTTAGGCTTGATAGAGCCAATCCAAAAGGCCCTGAAGGCCGAAGGTTACATCACCCCAACACCCATCCAAGAAAAAGCCATTCCCATTGTATTGCAAGGCAGAGACCTTATAGGTTGTGCTCAAACTGGAACAGGTAAAACGGCGGCATTCGCTATCCCCATAATTCAGCAGCTGGTTCAAAACCGAATGGTAGAATCGGGCAACAGACGCATTAAAGCATTGGTTGTTACCCCAACACGCGAGCTCGCCATCCAAATTGGTGAGAGCTTTGAAGCCTACGGCAAGAATGCAGGCTTGAGGCACACCGTGGTGTTTGGTGGCGTGGCACAGCGACCACAGACTGCCGCTCTTCAACGCGGTGTTGATATTCTTATCGCAACTCCTGGTCGTTTACTCGACTTGGTTAACCAAGGGTTTATTCACCTGAACTCCATCAAGATTTTTGTGCTTGATGAGGCTGACCGAATGCTTGACATGGGCTTTATTCACGACGTGAAGCGCATCATTGCCATCATTCCAAAACAACGTCAAACGCTCTTCTTCTCGGCAACCATGCCGCCTGAAATTACGAAGTTAGCTTCAACCATTCTTACCGATCCTGCAAGAGTTGAGGTAACTCCAACAGCATCTACCGCCGATATTATCGAGCAGTCGGTTTACTTTGTCGATAAAGAAAACAAGAACGGGCTATTGCTGCACCTACTCCGCGATAACGTTATTGAGACAGCACTGGTATTTACCCGTACAAAGCACGGAGCCGATAAGGTTGTTCGCCTGCTGAATAAAAATGGGGTATTGGCCGAGGCTATTCATGGCAACAAGTCGCAAAATGCACGCCAGTCGGCGCTCGAGAAGTTTAAGACGCATAAGATTCGTGTTTTGGCTGCCACCGATATTGCCGCTCGCGGTATCGACATCGACGAGCTGTCGCACGTTATAAACTTTGAAATGCCTAACGTTTCCGAAACTTATGTTCACCGTATTGGCCGAACGGGTCGTGCCGGTCACGAGGGTGTTGCCCTATCATTTTGTGATGCGGAGGAAAAAGCATTTCTGAAAGATATTGAGAAGCTTATTTCTAAATCCATACCGGTGGTAAGCAACCATCCCTATCCAATGACTGGTGTTGTTGCGTCTGCCTCTCGCCAAGCTACGCGCCATCCACAACCACCTAGAAAAACATTTCGTCACTCTACCTCGGGCAGCAATGAACGTCCCGAACAACCAGGTCGCAAGCAATATAGTGCACAGGGTGGTGGGGCACCAAGAAGGCGCTGGTAG